The following are from one region of the Acidobacteriota bacterium genome:
- a CDS encoding MBL fold metallo-hydrolase produces MTSYIRKVALALLFLISVQKLGVAQREAQLAADQPSQIHSLKVTILSTMLADQGIGEWGFSALVEADGHRILVDTGARPNTVLENARELHVKLSDVEEVVLTHFHADHVGGLLTLRRALQKENPAAISRVHVAQGIFYSRPQKDASESNPMIAIRREFEAAGGHFIQHDHAAEIFPGVWLTGPVPRQFPERNWSVSAGSLGVETPQGLREDNVPDDQSLVVNTNKGLVVITGCGHAGIINILTDAEDQYRKAPVHAVFGGLHLFAATDEQVNWTADKMKNLGVAYLVGAHCTGIESVYRLRERLGLTRATAVVGAVGASFVLGEGIHPGAIAQ; encoded by the coding sequence ATGACTTCCTACATCCGCAAGGTCGCCCTTGCTCTTCTGTTTCTGATCTCCGTACAGAAGCTTGGTGTCGCGCAGCGGGAGGCACAGCTCGCTGCGGATCAGCCATCCCAGATCCATTCTCTGAAAGTGACGATTCTCTCAACGATGCTGGCGGACCAGGGTATTGGAGAATGGGGCTTCTCCGCGCTGGTCGAAGCTGACGGACATCGCATTCTGGTTGACACGGGAGCGCGGCCGAACACCGTACTGGAAAATGCGCGTGAACTGCATGTAAAGCTCAGCGACGTGGAGGAGGTCGTCCTCACTCACTTCCATGCCGACCACGTGGGAGGTCTGTTGACATTGCGGCGTGCGCTGCAGAAGGAGAATCCCGCGGCGATCTCGCGGGTTCACGTTGCCCAGGGTATTTTCTATAGCCGACCACAGAAAGATGCTAGCGAAAGTAATCCGATGATCGCGATTCGGCGCGAGTTCGAGGCTGCCGGAGGGCACTTCATTCAGCACGATCATGCAGCCGAGATCTTTCCGGGAGTATGGCTCACGGGACCGGTGCCGCGCCAATTCCCGGAACGGAATTGGAGCGTATCAGCGGGATCTTTGGGAGTGGAGACGCCGCAAGGCTTGCGCGAGGACAACGTTCCCGATGATCAGTCGCTGGTGGTGAATACCAACAAAGGCCTGGTCGTGATTACCGGATGCGGCCACGCCGGAATTATTAATATCCTCACCGACGCCGAGGACCAATACCGGAAGGCCCCGGTGCATGCAGTCTTTGGAGGACTGCATCTTTTCGCCGCAACCGACGAGCAGGTCAATTGGACCGCCGACAAGATGAAGAACCTTGGCGTTGCTTACCTCGTCGGAGCGCACTGTACGGGCATTGAGAGCGTCTATCGTTTGCGCGAGCGTCTGGGACTCACACGAGCGACGGCGGTAGTTGGCGCAGTGGGCGCGAGCTTCGTTTTAGGAGAAGGCATCCACCCCGGCGCCATCGCGCAATGA